In Cervus elaphus chromosome 3, mCerEla1.1, whole genome shotgun sequence, the following proteins share a genomic window:
- the CCDC184 gene encoding coiled-coil domain-containing protein 184, whose protein sequence is MEEGLLEIMTKDGGDMPAPLEVSTVPAVGDVISGEYNGGMKELMEHLKAQLQALFEDVRAMRGALDEQASHIQVLSDDVCANQRAIVSMCQIMTTAPRQGGLGVVGSKGSFPGARRDPETPSPGIGDSGLLGRDPEDEEDDDEEEKEMPSSATPTSHCERPESPCAGLLGGDGPLVEPLDLPDITLLQLEGEASL, encoded by the coding sequence ATGgaggaaggtctgctggagatcATGACCAAGGACGGCGGCGATATGCCGGCCCCTCTGGAGGTGTCCACCGTGCCCGCCGTGGGGGACGTGATCTCCGGCGAGTACAACGGCGGCATGAAGGAACTGATGGAGCACCTGAAGGCCCAGCTGCAGGCCCTGTTTGAGGACGTGAGGGCCATGCGGGGGGCCCTGGACGAGCAGGCCTCGCACATCCAGGTGCTCTCGGACGACGTATGCGCCAACCAGCGAGCCATCGTCTCCATGTGCCAGATTATGACCACCGCGCCCCGCCAGGGTGGCCTGGGCGTGGTCGGCAGCAAGGGGAGCTTCCCGGGCGCCCGCCGAGATCCGGAGACCCCTTCGCCTGGGATCGGGGACAGCGGTTTGCTGGGTCGCGATCCAGAGGACGAGGAGGACGACgatgaagaagaaaaggagatgcCCAGCTCCGCCACACCCACTAGTCACTGTGAGCGCCCGGAGAGCCcctgtgctggcctcctggggGGGGACGGGCCACTTGTGGAGCCCCTCGATCTGCCCGACATTACCCTGCTGCAGCTGGAGGGCGAGGCCTCTCTGTGA
- the LOC122678811 gene encoding olfactory receptor 10AD1-like has translation MALLSLLCFSCPLSSSRSKPVDLRNGSTVTEFILVGFEQSSPSTRALLFALFLALYSLAMAMNGLIIFITWTDPRLNSPMYFFLGHLSFLDVCFITTTIPQMLVHLIVKNHIVSFISCMTQMYLVFCVGVAECILLAFMAYDRYVAICHPLTYAHIMSRQVCVSLVSTAWSFGLINGIMLEYMSFRNPFCRDNHIENFFCEAPIVIALSCGDPQFSLRVIFADAIVVLLSPMALIVISYARILASILGRNSSSGRSKTFSTCASHLTVVIFFYTSAMFSYMNPRSTHGPDKDKPFSLLYTIITPMCNPIIYSFRNKEMKGAMVRALGRSSLSQAESV, from the exons ATGGCATTG CTATCTCTCTTGTGCTTTTCCTGTCCTTTGTCCTCAAGCAGATCCAAGCCAGTGGACCTAAGGAATGGCAGCACCGTGACTGAGTTTATCCTCGTGGGCTTTGAGCAGAGCTCCCCATCCACTCGGGCATTGCTCTTTGCCCTCTTCCTAGCCCTCTACAGCCTGGCCATGGCCATGAACGGCCTCATCATCTTCATCACCTGGACAGACCCCAGGCTCAACagccccatgtacttcttccttggCCACCTGTCCTTCCTGGATGTCTgcttcatcaccaccaccatcccgcAGATGCTGGTCCACCTGATAGTGAAGAACCACATTGTCTCCTTTATCTCTTGCATGACCCAGATGTACTTGGTCTTCTGTGTGGGTGTGGCTGAGTGCATCCTCTTGGCTTTCATGGCCTATGACCGTTATGTTGCCATCTGCCACCCACTGACCTATGCCCACATCATGAGCCGGCAGGTCTGTGTGAGCCTGGTGAGTACTGCCTGGTCCTTTGGGCTGATCAATGGCATCATGCTTGAGTATATGTCATTCCGGAATCCCTTCTGCAGAGACAACCACATAGAAAACTTCTTCTGTGAGGCCCCCATAGTGATTGCTCTCTCCTGTGGAGACCCCCAGTTTAGCCTAAGAGTCATCTTTGCTGATGCCATTGTGGTGCTGCTCAGCCCCATGGCGCTCATCGTCATCTCCTATGCCCGCATCCTGGCCTCCATCCTGGGCAGGAACTCCTCCTCTGGTCGGAGCAAGACTTTCTCTACTTGTGCCTCCCATCTGACCGTGGTCATCTTTTTCTACACCTCAGCCATGTTCTCTTATATGAACCCCCGTAGCACACACGGTCCTGACAAAGACAAGCCTTTCTCCCTCCTCTACACCATCATCACCCCCATGTGCAACCCCATCATCTACAGTTTCcgaaacaaagaaatgaagggGGCAATGGTGAGGGCCCTTGGGAGGAGCAGCCTTTCCCAGGCAGAGTCTGTCTAG